In one Haloplanus salinus genomic region, the following are encoded:
- a CDS encoding globin-coupled sensor protein — protein sequence MQDFAAEFGQGGLNEQLSVDDLMRECGIDETEVEWRKEFVGFDDADARRLSELEALFRTHADDIADDFYDNLTSYEETVEVIGRSEKGVEQLKRTQSAYLISLAAGDYGLEYFSNRARIGKLHDLLEMPMNHYIGQYGVYYDLLVPLLLDRMEDRLLDRLPTGAGTADGVTVERAVGEARDAAEAELLATLRAINLDMQVVADTYIHSYSRKLEATIEERERLMTDVETDLAAPVGELRDSVERVAERTTSIDERTDEQVESMSEVASEVSNMSATVEEIASTADEVATRSERAAELAAEGQEAATESIAVMERVSEASRDVAGDVDALEGRIDEIDEVVEVINDIADQTNLLALNASIEAARAGEAGDGFAVVADEVKGLAGESQRHASDIEEMVTDIKAETADTVDSLEATTEEIDRGMERIESAMSKLEDIVDAVRDASRGIREVSTATDDGAASTEEVAGMIDDLVDQAERVSVEVERVAEINETQADDVRDVDEAVRRLGTD from the coding sequence ATGCAGGATTTCGCGGCCGAGTTCGGGCAGGGGGGGCTGAACGAGCAGCTGTCCGTCGACGACCTCATGCGGGAGTGTGGGATCGACGAGACGGAGGTCGAGTGGCGAAAGGAGTTCGTCGGCTTCGACGACGCCGACGCCCGCCGGCTGTCGGAACTCGAGGCGCTGTTTCGCACGCACGCGGACGACATCGCCGACGACTTCTACGACAACCTCACGAGCTACGAGGAGACGGTCGAGGTCATCGGGCGCTCGGAGAAGGGCGTCGAGCAGCTGAAACGGACGCAGTCGGCTTACCTGATATCGCTGGCCGCCGGCGACTACGGGCTGGAGTATTTCAGCAACCGCGCACGGATCGGGAAGCTCCACGACCTGCTGGAGATGCCGATGAACCATTACATCGGCCAGTACGGCGTCTACTACGACCTCCTCGTGCCACTCCTGCTCGATCGAATGGAGGACCGGCTGCTCGATCGGCTGCCGACGGGAGCGGGGACGGCGGACGGGGTGACGGTCGAACGGGCCGTCGGCGAGGCGCGCGACGCGGCCGAAGCGGAACTGCTCGCGACGCTGCGGGCCATCAACCTCGACATGCAGGTGGTGGCGGACACCTACATCCACTCCTACAGTCGGAAGCTGGAGGCGACGATCGAGGAGCGCGAGCGACTCATGACCGACGTCGAGACCGATCTCGCCGCGCCGGTCGGCGAACTGCGCGACTCGGTCGAACGGGTGGCGGAGCGAACCACGTCGATCGACGAACGGACCGACGAACAGGTCGAGTCGATGTCGGAGGTGGCGAGCGAGGTGTCGAACATGAGCGCGACGGTCGAGGAGATCGCGTCGACGGCGGACGAGGTGGCGACCCGGAGCGAGCGCGCGGCGGAACTGGCCGCCGAAGGGCAGGAGGCGGCGACCGAATCGATCGCGGTCATGGAACGGGTGAGCGAGGCCTCCCGGGACGTGGCCGGCGACGTGGACGCCCTGGAGGGTCGGATCGACGAGATCGACGAGGTCGTCGAGGTCATAAACGACATCGCGGATCAGACGAACCTGCTGGCGCTGAACGCGTCCATCGAGGCGGCGCGGGCCGGCGAGGCCGGCGACGGGTTCGCCGTCGTCGCCGACGAGGTCAAGGGACTCGCCGGCGAGTCACAGCGGCACGCGAGCGACATCGAGGAGATGGTGACGGACATCAAGGCGGAGACGGCCGACACGGTCGACAGCCTGGAGGCGACGACCGAGGAGATCGACCGCGGGATGGAACGGATCGAGTCGGCGATGTCGAAACTCGAGGACATCGTCGACGCCGTCCGGGACGCCTCGCGCGGGATTCGGGAGGTGTCGACGGCGACGGACGACGGAGCGGCGTCGACCGAGGAGGTCGCGGGCATGATCGACGACCTCGTCGACCAGGCCGAACGCGTCTCCGTGGAGGTCGAACGGGTCGCGGAGATCAACGAGACCCAGGCGGACGACGTTCGCGACGTCGACGAGGCAGTACGGCGCCTCGGCACGGACTGA
- a CDS encoding universal stress protein: MFDKLLFPTDGGDGAAAVFEHVLDVAEAHDATVHVLNVADTTRESVTQIQGRIVDALERAGAETVREAATRGRDRGVPTVTEVLQGEPYRTIVDYAETYDIDLVIMPTHGRRGLERFLLGSTTERVVRRSDVPVLTIRPDDDVTVRYPYRTVLIPTDGSDSAGAALDVGFEVADAASAAVHLLSVVDVTTLGVDVRADIQADALEESATEIVDTAAERANAAGIDPTTAVEFGGSIPRVIRSYVTDHDVDLVVVGTHGRTGFDRYVLGSVAESLVRTAPVPVLTTRVVAES, from the coding sequence ATGTTCGACAAGCTGCTCTTTCCAACCGACGGGGGTGACGGGGCGGCCGCCGTCTTCGAGCACGTCCTCGACGTGGCCGAGGCCCACGACGCGACGGTTCACGTTCTCAACGTAGCGGATACGACCCGGGAGAGCGTCACGCAGATTCAGGGACGGATCGTCGACGCACTCGAACGGGCCGGCGCGGAGACGGTCCGGGAGGCGGCAACCCGAGGGCGCGACCGGGGCGTTCCCACCGTCACCGAAGTGCTACAGGGTGAGCCGTACCGCACCATCGTCGACTACGCCGAGACGTACGACATCGACCTCGTGATCATGCCGACCCACGGTCGGCGCGGCTTAGAACGCTTCCTGCTCGGGAGTACGACCGAACGGGTCGTCAGGCGGTCGGACGTCCCCGTCCTGACGATCCGCCCGGACGACGACGTGACGGTCCGGTATCCGTACCGGACGGTGCTAATCCCGACCGACGGGAGCGACTCCGCGGGCGCGGCCCTCGATGTCGGCTTCGAGGTGGCTGACGCCGCCTCGGCCGCCGTCCACCTGCTTTCGGTCGTCGACGTGACGACCCTCGGCGTCGACGTGCGCGCAGACATTCAGGCGGACGCGCTCGAAGAGAGTGCCACCGAAATCGTCGACACGGCGGCGGAGCGAGCGAACGCAGCCGGCATCGACCCCACGACGGCGGTCGAGTTCGGTGGATCGATCCCGCGCGTGATCCGGTCGTACGTCACCGACCACGACGTCGACTTGGTGGTCGTCGGCACGCACGGACGAACGGGGTTCGATCGGTACGTCCTCGGAAGCGTCGCGGAGTCCCTCGTCCGGACGGCGCCGGTTCCCGTGCTGACGACTCGGGTGGTAGCGGAGTCGTGA
- a CDS encoding rubrerythrin-like domain-containing protein — translation MPTPSDPAPCDQDEQLYECPECGKRLCSAASPTACPGCGGALQNLSRPRPE, via the coding sequence ATGCCAACGCCATCCGATCCGGCTCCGTGTGATCAGGACGAACAGCTCTACGAGTGTCCGGAGTGTGGAAAACGACTCTGTAGCGCGGCGTCGCCCACCGCGTGTCCCGGCTGTGGCGGCGCCCTGCAGAACCTCAGCCGTCCGCGACCCGAGTAG
- a CDS encoding helix-turn-helix domain-containing protein, which translates to MADVKAVVRVEHPDIVLTETVVHDRSSTVESVSEAGTDPTSGKFFYHIESSDFLRLEDGLRNDRTIGDFERVSETGDEKAIYRVEYTDEAKVLSPIISSANGVILDMENDGSAWLLTVWMPERTDLVQLWDYAQENDVEIELLRVNEYASLGSTDAGLTDSQREALLVAVDAGYFEEPRDATLGDVAADLGISQPAASGLLRRGIKRLIVSSLMDDSDTPD; encoded by the coding sequence ATGGCCGACGTTAAGGCGGTCGTCCGCGTCGAACACCCCGACATCGTACTCACCGAGACGGTCGTTCACGACCGAAGTTCGACGGTCGAATCGGTGTCGGAAGCGGGCACCGATCCGACGTCTGGGAAGTTCTTCTACCACATCGAGTCGTCCGACTTCCTCCGGCTCGAAGACGGGCTTCGGAACGATCGGACGATCGGCGACTTCGAACGGGTCAGCGAAACTGGAGACGAGAAGGCGATCTATCGTGTCGAGTATACGGACGAGGCGAAGGTCCTCTCCCCGATAATCTCGTCCGCGAACGGCGTCATCCTCGATATGGAGAACGACGGGAGCGCGTGGCTGCTGACGGTGTGGATGCCCGAGCGAACTGACCTGGTCCAGCTCTGGGACTACGCACAGGAGAACGACGTCGAAATCGAGTTACTGCGCGTGAACGAGTACGCCAGCCTGGGGAGTACGGACGCCGGGTTGACCGACAGCCAGCGTGAAGCCCTCCTCGTCGCGGTCGACGCGGGATACTTCGAGGAGCCACGCGACGCGACGCTCGGCGACGTCGCCGCCGATCTGGGTATCTCGCAACCCGCGGCCAGTGGGCTCCTCCGGCGCGGCATCAAACGGCTCATCGTGTCGTCGCTGATGGACGACAGCGATACGCCGGACTGA
- a CDS encoding ribonuclease HI family protein, protein MTDDRLPAEHLSPLATLVDEVLAGVGYEMAAATDAIDGAVPGYGGLFDPGTTSAEVRRALERLLASGIARPPVPEPADGAFVLYVDGSSRGNPGPAGAGAVIVDADGTDLARLGRPVGSRTGNNTAEYAALHLGLSELLTRYEPTRLEVRIDSMAVIRDVWGGDDPTEPGVEGYSEAVATALSSVPDHRHTHLVDSDPNPADALATVGADIAAFGSA, encoded by the coding sequence GTGACCGACGACCGTCTCCCGGCCGAACACCTCTCGCCGCTCGCCACGCTCGTCGACGAGGTACTCGCGGGTGTCGGTTACGAGATGGCGGCCGCCACCGACGCCATCGACGGGGCCGTCCCCGGCTACGGCGGCCTCTTCGACCCCGGCACCACGTCGGCCGAGGTGCGTCGCGCACTGGAGCGTCTGTTGGCGTCGGGGATCGCCCGACCACCCGTTCCCGAGCCGGCTGACGGCGCCTTCGTCCTCTACGTCGACGGCAGTTCGCGCGGCAATCCCGGCCCCGCGGGTGCGGGTGCGGTCATCGTCGACGCCGACGGGACGGACCTCGCCCGTCTCGGCCGACCCGTCGGCTCGCGGACGGGAAACAACACTGCGGAGTACGCCGCCCTCCATCTCGGGCTCTCCGAACTGTTGACTCGCTACGAGCCGACGCGGCTGGAAGTGCGAATCGATTCGATGGCCGTGATTCGGGACGTCTGGGGCGGCGACGACCCGACCGAACCGGGTGTGGAGGGGTACAGCGAGGCCGTCGCGACGGCCCTGTCGAGCGTTCCGGATCATCGGCACACACATCTGGTCGACAGCGACCCGAACCCCGCCGACGCACTGGCGACGGTAGGGGCCGATATCGCGGCGTTCGGGTCGGCGTAG
- a CDS encoding sensor histidine kinase, with product MSLESALPDPVRSRYALKLLGVSLLIVLVITALTTVTVVQVSDRVRDNQLQSVETNAELEARALGQWIDGKRQVVRTLSNHDGLTPVADDRTQATLTTELDALSPETASLSVVERSPHTDSDGTTEPIVASTDTQFVGRPLSVTDINWKSTVGFNFEDTDDVILSLVYTDGDETFVALASPMPDGEHVLVAEYETSVRAERFTSAIDGTDTLVLGGFSAYVLFDANESDGITPYGGDRANTTIGRTVLRADPTTEIDGAVLTDTEVKGYHSVPGEKVDWVVVKEVPRSKALAVTDRVQRDLWLVVGIVMTGFLLIGAVIQLGPIRSIKRLAGQADAIAEGDLGVDIARGNRIDEVGEVQSAFANTKAYIQTISDQAEALSRQAFDEDVLEADVPGRVGESVATMHRDLQQFITRLEVLNRILRHNLRNQLDVIGGHAETLDDTEHREAILAATETLATLGTRARHIDHLLSKNPQPSTVDLADRIDVVLCAVETDGVTIEVSAPDAVTVETDAEILTAVLRSPLENAVTYAEDRVTVSVASHESGCTLEIGDDGPGIPAAELEPLATERETPLQHSRGLGLWELKWGVDKLGGELSFTVENGTTVVIRLPNLDAT from the coding sequence ATGAGTCTCGAATCCGCCCTTCCCGACCCCGTCCGCTCGCGCTACGCGTTGAAGCTGCTCGGCGTCTCGCTGCTCATCGTCCTCGTGATCACGGCGCTGACGACGGTCACCGTGGTTCAGGTCTCCGACCGCGTTCGTGACAATCAGCTCCAGTCGGTGGAGACGAACGCCGAACTCGAAGCGCGTGCGCTCGGCCAGTGGATCGACGGCAAACGACAGGTAGTGCGGACGCTCTCGAACCACGACGGGTTGACGCCGGTCGCCGACGACCGAACGCAGGCCACCCTGACGACCGAACTCGACGCCCTCTCGCCGGAGACGGCGTCGCTCTCGGTCGTCGAACGAAGCCCCCACACCGACTCCGACGGAACGACCGAACCTATCGTCGCCAGCACCGACACGCAGTTCGTCGGTCGACCGCTGTCGGTAACCGACATCAACTGGAAGTCGACGGTCGGGTTCAACTTCGAGGACACCGACGACGTCATCCTCTCGCTGGTGTATACGGACGGCGACGAGACCTTCGTCGCGCTGGCGTCGCCGATGCCGGACGGGGAGCACGTACTCGTCGCCGAGTACGAGACGAGCGTGCGGGCCGAACGCTTCACGAGCGCGATCGACGGCACCGACACGCTCGTTCTCGGTGGATTCTCCGCCTACGTCCTGTTCGACGCGAACGAGTCCGACGGTATCACCCCCTACGGGGGCGACCGGGCGAACACGACCATCGGGCGGACGGTCCTCCGGGCCGATCCGACGACCGAGATCGACGGGGCCGTACTCACCGATACGGAAGTGAAAGGCTACCACAGCGTTCCCGGTGAGAAGGTCGACTGGGTGGTCGTGAAGGAAGTGCCGCGCTCGAAGGCTCTCGCGGTGACCGACCGGGTGCAGCGTGACCTCTGGCTGGTGGTCGGGATCGTGATGACCGGCTTTCTGCTCATCGGCGCCGTCATCCAGCTGGGTCCGATTCGGTCGATCAAGCGGCTGGCGGGGCAGGCCGACGCGATTGCCGAGGGTGACCTCGGCGTCGACATCGCTCGCGGGAACCGGATCGACGAGGTCGGGGAGGTGCAGTCGGCGTTCGCCAACACCAAAGCCTACATCCAGACGATCTCCGATCAGGCCGAGGCGCTCTCTCGCCAGGCGTTCGACGAAGACGTCTTGGAGGCCGACGTCCCGGGTCGCGTCGGCGAGTCGGTCGCGACGATGCATCGCGACCTGCAACAGTTCATCACCCGACTCGAAGTCCTCAACCGAATCCTCCGCCACAACCTCCGGAACCAACTCGACGTCATCGGCGGCCACGCCGAGACCCTCGACGACACCGAACACCGCGAGGCGATCCTCGCCGCGACCGAGACGTTGGCGACGCTGGGGACGCGTGCACGCCACATCGACCACCTCCTCTCGAAGAACCCCCAGCCGTCGACGGTCGACCTCGCCGACCGCATCGACGTGGTGCTGTGTGCGGTCGAGACCGACGGCGTTACCATCGAGGTTTCGGCCCCCGACGCGGTGACGGTCGAGACCGACGCCGAGATCCTCACCGCCGTGCTCCGGAGCCCGCTGGAGAATGCGGTCACGTACGCCGAGGATCGCGTCACCGTCTCCGTCGCGTCCCACGAGAGTGGGTGTACCCTCGAAATCGGCGACGACGGACCGGGCATTCCCGCGGCCGAACTGGAGCCGCTGGCGACCGAACGGGAGACGCCGTTACAGCACAGCCGCGGGCTGGGCCTCTGGGAACTGAAGTGGGGTGTCGACAAACTCGGCGGTGAGCTCTCGTTTACCGTCGAGAACGGCACGACGGTCGTGATCCGGCTCCCGAATCTCGACGCGACGTGA
- a CDS encoding peptide-methionine (S)-S-oxide reductase MsrA: MTLTPALVRDYDAQAADRATTDTATFGLGCFWGPDARFGAVDGVVRTRVGYAGGTKLDPSYHSLGDHTEVLQVDFDPDAVTYRDLLEAVFRQHDPQTQPAKPQYQNVVFASTDTRRAAVETVLSAVGETAESVETRIEQLSRFYPAEDYHQKYRLRSKSSFLSVFEEAGYDAEGIRDSPIAAKLNGYVAGHAVDVDTDRPASDRHVSE; encoded by the coding sequence ATGACGCTAACTCCAGCCCTCGTCCGCGATTACGACGCGCAAGCGGCCGACAGAGCGACGACCGACACGGCGACGTTCGGACTCGGGTGTTTCTGGGGGCCGGACGCGCGGTTCGGTGCCGTCGACGGCGTGGTTCGCACACGCGTCGGATACGCGGGGGGAACGAAACTCGACCCATCGTATCACTCGCTGGGCGATCACACGGAGGTGCTACAGGTCGATTTCGACCCGGACGCGGTGACGTACCGTGACTTGCTCGAAGCTGTCTTCCGGCAGCACGATCCACAGACGCAACCAGCGAAACCGCAGTATCAGAACGTCGTATTCGCGTCGACGGACACCCGACGGGCGGCCGTCGAAACCGTGCTCTCGGCGGTCGGCGAAACCGCCGAGAGCGTCGAGACGCGTATCGAACAACTCTCGCGGTTCTACCCCGCCGAAGACTACCACCAGAAGTACAGACTACGGTCGAAATCGTCGTTCTTGAGCGTCTTCGAGGAGGCAGGGTACGACGCCGAGGGGATCCGTGACTCCCCCATCGCGGCAAAACTGAACGGCTACGTCGCGGGTCATGCTGTAGATGTCGATACGGACCGACCGGCGTCCGACCGGCACGTTTCGGAGTGA
- a CDS encoding NAD(P)H-binding protein, with amino-acid sequence MSSAPVETVLVAGATGGTGRAVMRLAQSRVDTLRVLTRSSDAAADLRAAGADEVIVADLLNPEGLSAAVEGVDAVLSAVGTAPTAIPSGPPFVDGAGNRALVAAAADAGVDAFVMESAVGVGPEPSSPLATAFDAFIGPLQEAKAAAEAAIRDAPLRHTILRPGVLTNGSRTDLVTVADPGAKLWGVISRADVARLMLAAPTTPAAHNRTFEVVSKPRFPARNVSIDWTLP; translated from the coding sequence ATGAGTTCTGCTCCCGTCGAGACGGTCCTCGTTGCGGGCGCGACCGGCGGAACGGGTCGTGCAGTAATGCGTCTCGCGCAGTCCCGTGTCGACACGCTCCGGGTGCTGACGCGCTCGTCGGACGCCGCAGCCGACCTTCGCGCCGCGGGTGCCGACGAGGTCATCGTGGCCGACCTTCTGAATCCGGAGGGCCTGTCGGCGGCCGTCGAGGGCGTCGACGCGGTGCTCAGCGCCGTCGGCACGGCCCCGACGGCCATCCCATCCGGACCGCCGTTCGTCGACGGCGCCGGGAACCGTGCGCTGGTTGCTGCGGCGGCGGACGCCGGCGTCGACGCGTTCGTCATGGAGTCGGCGGTCGGCGTGGGACCGGAGCCGTCAAGCCCGCTCGCGACGGCGTTCGACGCGTTCATCGGGCCGCTCCAGGAGGCAAAGGCGGCGGCCGAAGCGGCGATTCGGGACGCCCCGCTACGGCATACGATCCTTCGGCCGGGTGTGTTGACGAACGGGAGCCGAACGGATCTGGTCACGGTCGCCGACCCCGGCGCGAAGCTCTGGGGCGTGATCTCGCGCGCGGACGTGGCCCGACTTATGCTCGCCGCCCCCACGACGCCCGCGGCTCACAACCGGACGTTTGAGGTCGTCTCAAAGCCACGATTCCCGGCGCGTAACGTCTCGATCGACTGGACACTACCGTGA
- a CDS encoding ABC transporter substrate-binding protein, translating into MRVVSLLPSATEILHVLGIEPVGISHSCEYPPSVTDRPVVTSTVIDHEGRTSGEIDEQMQSVDGAVYDVDGAQLAALDPDLVVTQATCEVCAVDTSAVTAAMDAHDVAAELLTLDPHSFTDVLDDVRRLGVVTGRESEAEAFLTRARDRVETVRSRVSGCGRPRTAVLDWTEPLLRGGHWIPDLIRLAGGDAAFQPDRASEPITWAELRAYDPERLVVAPCGFSVSRATAALADLPTYAGWDDLHAVQSGHVFAADGNALFNRPGPRLVDSLEVLGRCIHADAFADPGTEWVRSLDAIAELGR; encoded by the coding sequence GTGCGCGTCGTCTCGCTGCTGCCATCCGCGACCGAGATATTACACGTCCTCGGGATCGAGCCGGTCGGAATTTCACACAGCTGTGAGTACCCGCCATCGGTTACGGATCGACCGGTCGTGACCAGTACCGTCATCGATCACGAGGGGCGGACGAGCGGGGAGATCGACGAGCAGATGCAGTCCGTCGACGGCGCGGTGTACGACGTGGACGGAGCGCAACTGGCAGCCCTCGACCCGGATCTCGTCGTCACACAGGCGACCTGTGAGGTCTGCGCGGTCGATACGTCGGCCGTTACCGCTGCAATGGACGCCCACGACGTGGCTGCCGAACTCCTCACGCTCGACCCACATTCGTTCACGGACGTCCTCGACGACGTTCGCCGGCTCGGCGTCGTTACTGGACGGGAATCCGAGGCCGAGGCGTTTTTGACACGGGCTCGTGACCGGGTAGAGACGGTTCGATCGCGCGTCTCGGGGTGCGGTCGCCCACGAACTGCCGTTCTGGACTGGACGGAGCCACTGCTCCGGGGTGGACACTGGATCCCGGACCTGATCCGACTCGCCGGCGGTGACGCGGCCTTCCAACCGGATCGGGCTTCCGAGCCGATCACGTGGGCGGAGTTGCGGGCGTACGATCCCGAACGTCTGGTCGTCGCTCCCTGTGGCTTCTCAGTCTCGCGGGCGACGGCGGCACTCGCGGACCTGCCGACGTACGCCGGGTGGGACGACCTGCACGCTGTCCAGTCGGGTCACGTCTTCGCCGCCGACGGGAACGCACTGTTCAATCGCCCCGGACCACGACTGGTTGACTCGCTGGAGGTCCTCGGCCGCTGCATTCACGCCGATGCGTTCGCTGACCCCGGGACGGAGTGGGTTCGGTCCCTCGACGCTATCGCCGAACTCGGACGGTGA
- a CDS encoding helix-turn-helix domain-containing protein produces MNEYDSPGSTGAGSTDSGRESLLVAFESGYFEEPRDATRGEIAAESDSSQPTTGGLRPRRIERLIVPSLAENSERTD; encoded by the coding sequence GTGAACGAATACGACAGTCCGGGGAGTACTGGCGCCGGCTCGACGGACAGCGGACGGGAGTCACTTCTCGTCGCGTTCGAATCGGGATACTTCGAAGAACCGCGGGACGCAACCCGCGGCGAGATCGCCGCCGAGTCGGACAGCTCTCAACCAACAACCGGTGGTCTTCGTCCACGTCGAATCGAGCGACTCATCGTCCCATCCTTGGCGGAGAATAGTGAACGGACTGACTAA
- a CDS encoding MFS transporter gives MWRGVTIAAGWLLLLFVGAYLITPASLLPLVMTDLDITEATAAALVSMPQVAATVIGIPVGIYLDRVETRATVPVAATVLLIGSTGDWLAASGGAVSLLIASRLLAGAGMFVLWVTCINVAASTFSSTRRATATSVIISGYPAGYAAGHLGAPRVATIVGWPGVFPVFGVAVVTMSLAFYVAVGRVPRLHSSTDPMTLLGFKTVIQNRNVWAVIVVTVLGYSLYMVFNSWMPTYITRQFGVSLAESGTFVALFPAVGVFARPIGGWLSDTVLNQRRRPVFAASFVGATVLAVAMFYSTTIATLVAILVLAGVFVQLQIGLMYQSIQEFVDPRAAGTAVSLASVAGWLGSFVAPVVAGELVATTGIYTVLFAFAVGLGLSGGLTVWRMAESGESTVPA, from the coding sequence GTGTGGCGCGGGGTAACCATCGCGGCCGGTTGGCTACTGCTCTTGTTCGTCGGTGCGTACCTGATCACGCCAGCCAGCCTCCTACCGCTGGTGATGACCGATCTCGACATTACGGAAGCCACGGCGGCCGCACTCGTCTCGATGCCACAGGTCGCTGCAACGGTGATTGGTATCCCCGTCGGCATCTATTTAGACCGCGTCGAAACCCGCGCGACGGTTCCAGTTGCGGCAACCGTGCTGCTGATCGGCAGTACCGGTGACTGGCTTGCTGCGAGCGGGGGTGCGGTCTCGCTGCTGATCGCCTCGCGGTTACTTGCTGGCGCCGGGATGTTCGTACTGTGGGTGACCTGTATCAATGTAGCAGCGAGTACGTTTTCATCGACGAGGCGAGCGACGGCCACGTCGGTGATCATCTCCGGCTATCCGGCGGGATACGCGGCCGGGCATTTGGGTGCGCCACGCGTCGCCACGATTGTGGGGTGGCCCGGGGTATTTCCCGTCTTCGGCGTCGCGGTGGTGACGATGTCGCTCGCCTTCTACGTCGCTGTCGGGCGTGTACCTCGGCTCCACTCGTCTACGGACCCGATGACGCTACTCGGTTTCAAAACGGTGATTCAGAACCGGAACGTGTGGGCGGTCATCGTCGTCACCGTTCTGGGTTACTCACTGTATATGGTGTTCAATTCGTGGATGCCGACGTACATCACCCGACAGTTCGGAGTCTCGTTAGCCGAAAGCGGTACGTTCGTCGCGCTGTTTCCTGCCGTCGGGGTTTTCGCCCGGCCGATCGGAGGGTGGCTCTCCGACACGGTGTTGAACCAACGGCGACGGCCGGTGTTCGCCGCCTCGTTCGTCGGTGCCACCGTACTCGCGGTCGCGATGTTCTACAGCACGACGATCGCGACGCTGGTGGCGATACTCGTTCTCGCAGGGGTGTTCGTTCAGCTACAGATCGGACTTATGTACCAGTCGATTCAGGAGTTCGTTGACCCTCGGGCCGCCGGGACGGCCGTCTCGCTCGCAAGCGTGGCCGGGTGGCTGGGATCGTTCGTTGCACCCGTCGTGGCCGGCGAACTGGTCGCTACCACCGGGATCTACACCGTCCTGTTCGCGTTCGCGGTCGGCCTCGGTCTGTCCGGAGGACTCACCGTCTGGCGGATGGCTGAGTCCGGCGAGTCGACAGTGCCGGCCTGA